The window CAATGCACTGGCGCAACGTTTCTATTTCCGATTTGGCTTGTTGGCCAGCGGTCTTCACTTCAGCATGGATCTGCAATGAACAGTCTCAAGTTACTGCTGCTCGATTGCAGCCCACGGCGCGAGAATTCGACGAGCCGGCATTTTGCCCATCATGTGCTGCCCGCGATGGCTGAGCGTCTCGGGCGAGACATCCAGGTCAACCGGCGCGACCTTGGCGCAGAGCCGCTGCCGCCGATAACGGCCGAGTACGCGGAGTCGCTGGTGTTGCCCCTTGCCGAGGCGAAGGCGCGGTTCGGTGCGGCACTTGCTCTCTCAGAGCATTTGATTCAGGAGCTCGATGATGCAGACATGCTCTGGATCTCGGCGCCCGTACACAACTTCACGGTGCCCGCCGTGCTCAAGAACTGGATCGATCTCGTAGTTCGTCGTGACGTGACATTCAAGATCACTGAGAAGGGCAAGGTCGGCCTGTTGGCAGACCGGCCGACCTTCGTTGCGGTGACCTCGGGCGGCGCCATGTTTCGCGAGCCAGCGCTACAGCCCGACTTCTTTCGTCCTTATCTGAAAGCGGCGCTCGGCGTGATCGGACTCAAGGACGTCACGTTCATGCACGCCACGGGCCTCGCATTTGCGGACGAACCGCTTTCCATCGTGGAGACGAAGGCGGGGCAGTGGCTACGCGAGGCGTCTTTCAAACAAACCATTCATTCCATCGTTTAACTCATCGTTTCAGCAGAGCTTCGCGCGGTCTGCGCATAGGGCGTAACCCGATTAGTTCCCCGCGCTCGGACGACGCCTGAAAGCGGTCGGGTCCATGCCGTGCATTGCGTGGAACGCTTGCGAGAAGTTGCTTCGACTCGTGAATCCGACCATCCTCGCGACCTCAGCGACCGGGCGCGTGGTCGTCGCCAGCAATTCAGCCGCTTTTCGTAGGCGCACGATCTTCAACATGCTCATCGGCGGCTGCCCGAATGCCTTCATGAACTGGGCGGCAAACGCCGAACGGCTCATGCCGGCGATATCGGCCAACCGCTCCACGGTCCACGGCGATGACGGACGCTCAAAGATCGCTTCGAGCGCCCCTGCGAGCCGCTTGTCGGCAAGGCCTGTCGCCCAAGGCAGCTCCATTCCCCCAGCCTCGATCTGCCGTCGCATCACCATGATCAAGCACTGCTTGAGCAGCGCTTCCACCAGTGCACGCGAGCCGAGCCCCGGCTGCGCGCATTCTGCCAGCAGCATGATGAACTGGTTCTTCAAACTCGACTGCCCGTCGAACTGCGCGATCAGCGGCCGACGCATCGCGCTGAATGGATCCGTGCCGTGATTCGTGTCGAGCTTCAATTCACCGCATGCCGTGGCGATGCCGGCCGCACTTTCACCCGCCTGGATTGTCGGCACTGTTTCTCGCGAAGGCCAGTCCGTGAGACGTCCGTGGTTCGTTTCGTTGCCGGGCGACGGACGGCCGCTTTCGATCGCGTACGCGATGCCAGGCGGCAACAGCACAAAACTGTGCAAACTCAGCGCGACGCGTTCGCCCGTTTGCGTCACGAGTGCGCCTCTGCCTTCCATGCAGTAGTGAAGGCTTGCCGTTGCGCAGGCGTCGAAGCGGGCGCTCCAGCCATCGCGAATGTCGCACAGGGTGAAATTCGCCACGCCGATGTCCAGTGCGGCAAGGAAGCGTTCGAGGACGGGAAGCTCAAAGATAGCGCGACTAGTCATGGACGAATTCGAACCAAATCGAGACCAAAAGGAACGGGCACGTCTCTACTATAAGCATGCAGTCCACTGATTACAGGAGAATCCCATGTTCGATATGAAGAATCTTAGCCGACTCAAGAAGCTGGATGAAAACGCACCGGAATCGATGAAAAGCTTCTGGGCATTTGACAAGGCGGTCTTTGAAGAAGGCGCGTTGAGCGTGCAACAGAAGCAGCTTATTGCCGTCGCTGTCGCATTGACGACGCAGTGCCCCTACTGCATCGAGCTGCACACGAAAGCAGCGCGCGACGCAGGCGCCAGCGACGCGCAACTGTCGGAAGCCGCCCTCGTGGCGGCGGCCATTCGTGCAGGCGGCGCCATCACGCACGCTACACATCTGTTCCGGGGTTAAGCTCGGTCGAGAGCCCGGTTTGGATCGGGCTCTCGAACTTGCATGTTCGGGCGGGCGCTCTTACGTTAGCGACCCTGCTTTATTTCACGCCATTTTCCGCCGTCTCGGAGACCCTGCCTTCGAACAGCGATTCTGTGAGAATTTTCTCCATCCTCGTATTCTTTCCATTGCCGACTCCTATCCACATTCGTAAGCGATTTATAAAATTCCATCTACCACCTCGCTCGGAAACTAGTACGGAATCCGGAAGAGCCGTTCAAAAATGTGGCGCTGTTTTCGTCCTTGTTTCATATACTGCGTAGGTGCGGAGATCGACAAAATACTCTCAAAACCCCGCACGACAATATTCCGTTTTCCGATCGCAACCGTGTTTGCCTCGCCATCAGAGGCAAGGGCGAAGCTTTGTTTGAAATGGCACGGGTTTATACAACGCGTCACCCTGCCTTTTAATGATTCAGCTTCGTTTTAATGCTTTAGCGTCCTGCGGCGGTCAATATGAATACATCGAGACAAGCCTATACCGAAGCCACACCAGCTACGGAAAACACACGCCCCAGTCCATTGCTTGGAGCAAGTTTTCTGAGTGGCAATACCCCGTGCGCGATCGTCGACGCAGGAGGTCTGATTCTCGAATCGAACACCGCATTCGATGCGCTGTTGCCAGGCGCAGCCGGTACGCCGCTCGCCGCGCGCTTCGCAGGGAGCGCTGATGTCGTGCTCGCCTTGGCGCACGGCGGAGACACACTCCAAGTGACTTACCGGCGCGCGGGAGGAGAGGTTGTCCCGGCCGCATTGCATCTGCTGCGCATGGACGATAGCGAACCGGCGCGCACGCTCGCCGTGATTACCGACGGCGCGCCGTTCCGCCACGCCGAAGCCGAGCGCTTCGAGTCCACACCCTGTCCGGTTCTTCGCGTCGAGACGGGCGGTACGATTACATTCGCAAACGGCGAGACGGGTAAGTCGTTCGGATGCGCGGCTGAGAAACTCGTTGGCAGGCGGCTATCCAGCTTGTTCGCCCCAGCGTTTGCCGAGCTAGTCGATAAGGCCATTGCTACGAGCATCGCCGAGCGATGTTCGAAGTCACTTGAAGTCACCTCCGCGGCCAACGGACGTCCGGGTACCCGACTCGTCGTGCTCGCTTTCACGCCGGATCCGGCGCCCTCCGGACCACCCCTCGGGGCGCTAGTCGTGATTCAGGCGGCGACGCAGACCGTGCGTGACAAGATCCGCCGCATCGCACTCGAAGGGGACACCAGTGTGCCTAAAGTAGCGAACGCCGATACGGAGCATGCTCCGTATCAGCCGTCATGGCAGCCCCAATTCGACCGTGTGCTCGAACAGATCCGCACGCTGATCGATTTCGATCACGCGATCTTCGGCATATACGCCGACAACACCACACTGTTCCGCGCCGAGGCCATGTGCCCCGCCGATAGCCCGGTGTGGCCGGCACGCTGGATGTCGCTGCCGCCCGGCATCCGAGACTGGCTGGAAAGTGGCGAGACTGCGATTCCGGATGCGAGGCGATTCACCGATGACTATCCCGAATTGCTCGAGAGCGAAGTCACGCGCTGCTACTTTGATTTCGGCATCAATTCATCGGTCACGTTCGTTGTGTGCGGCGATGACGGTCCGACGTCAGCACTGTCGCTTTGCTCGCGCGAGATAGGCAAGTACACGCAAGCAGACTGCGATCTGTTGCGCGAACTTGACCTCGACCCGGTGCTATTGCGTTACGAAGAGAAGATCGTGGCCGAAAGGCGTGCCTTCTGCGAGAGGGTGCAAGCCATACTGGATGAACCGGTACCGCTTCGCAAGGCGGCGCGGCGCATCGTCGACCTGATCGCACAGCACTTCCAGTGGGATTATGTCGGTCTCTTTCGCGTGAATCGGTATCGGGACCGCTTCGAACTCGTTCATCAGTCGCCTGGACCCGCCGACTTCCTGTTGCCCGACGATTACACCCAGAACATCGGCGAGGGCATGCTCGCCTCGACGCTCAAAGGCTTCGGCAGCGTACGTATCGTCGACGAGATCGGTAAGTCCCCTCAGCAGTACGGCTATATCAGCCCCAGACGTAGCGGATCGGGGTGTCGCAAGCTTCAATCCGCAATGACGATTCCAGTCCATCTGAATGGGCGGATTCGCTGGATCCTCAACATCGAATGCGAATCGTCGCACGCGTTTCGCGGGCCCGACGAAGCGTCGATCCGCGAGGTCGTCGCGAGCATCGAGCAGGGCCTGAAGCACCGCATGCTGGACGACATGAAGAAGTGCCTGTTCAAGGAAACCGACCGCGGCGTGGTCGTCGTCGGTACGGAAGGCACGATCATGGAAATGAACGAGACGGCGGAGACCTTGTTAGATACCGATCAGGCCGACTGTATCGAGATGAATGCCCGCCTGAGCCAGTTTGCCGCCGACGAGCACTCACGGGACGTGCTCGACTCCGTGGATCATGCCGCCAAGCGCCGCGTCGAACTGAAGAGCAAGAGCGAACGCAACAAGGTTGCGGTCGCCACCCGAGTCGATCTCGAGTCGAGTTTCGACACCAGCGTCTGGTTCCTGACCGATGTGGAAGGCGTTGAGTGGAACCGCAGCCTGCGCTTCCTGCGTGAAACGGTCACCGAGGTGGCCCAGCAAGCCCGCGAGCCGCTCGCGCTAGCGTCCCTATTCGCGCGCGGGCTGCCACGTGCGTTCGCGGGACCCGGCGCAGGCGAACATCCCATGAGCCGGGCTGCCCAGATGCTCAGCACGCAGATGCTCGCTGAGATTAGCAAGGCTGATATTACGTTCGAGCGGCTCGCGGAGGCCACCTCGATTCGTATGCATCCCGTGCGCAACCTTGCGAGCGTCGATCTGTGCGGCTGCGTGAACGACGTTCTCGGCTGCCTGCCCGAGCGGGACAGGAACAGCATTGAGGCGCAAACGGCGAAAAGCGTCTATGTGCAGGGCGATGCGGGACGACTCACGTATGTCGTACGCTCGACTATCGCGCACTTGCTGCGCGTGCGGCTCAGCGAGGCCACCAAGGTCATTGTGTCGCTGACCGGTAACGCCAAACAAGCACGCCTCGAACTCGAGATCGATGAGGTGAGTGCGCCGTCGGGCGCGAGCGAGGAGACGTCCGACGACATCGACGTGCTACTGGCCGCTTCGCGTGATGCGAGAGAGGCGGTGAGGCTGTCACTCGCCGGCATTCGC is drawn from Trinickia violacea and contains these coding sequences:
- a CDS encoding FMN-dependent NADH-azoreductase codes for the protein MNSLKLLLLDCSPRRENSTSRHFAHHVLPAMAERLGRDIQVNRRDLGAEPLPPITAEYAESLVLPLAEAKARFGAALALSEHLIQELDDADMLWISAPVHNFTVPAVLKNWIDLVVRRDVTFKITEKGKVGLLADRPTFVAVTSGGAMFREPALQPDFFRPYLKAALGVIGLKDVTFMHATGLAFADEPLSIVETKAGQWLREASFKQTIHSIV
- a CDS encoding helix-turn-helix domain-containing protein; protein product: MTSRAIFELPVLERFLAALDIGVANFTLCDIRDGWSARFDACATASLHYCMEGRGALVTQTGERVALSLHSFVLLPPGIAYAIESGRPSPGNETNHGRLTDWPSRETVPTIQAGESAAGIATACGELKLDTNHGTDPFSAMRRPLIAQFDGQSSLKNQFIMLLAECAQPGLGSRALVEALLKQCLIMVMRRQIEAGGMELPWATGLADKRLAGALEAIFERPSSPWTVERLADIAGMSRSAFAAQFMKAFGQPPMSMLKIVRLRKAAELLATTTRPVAEVARMVGFTSRSNFSQAFHAMHGMDPTAFRRRPSAGN
- a CDS encoding carboxymuconolactone decarboxylase family protein codes for the protein MFDMKNLSRLKKLDENAPESMKSFWAFDKAVFEEGALSVQQKQLIAVAVALTTQCPYCIELHTKAARDAGASDAQLSEAALVAAAIRAGGAITHATHLFRG
- a CDS encoding PAS domain-containing protein translates to MNTSRQAYTEATPATENTRPSPLLGASFLSGNTPCAIVDAGGLILESNTAFDALLPGAAGTPLAARFAGSADVVLALAHGGDTLQVTYRRAGGEVVPAALHLLRMDDSEPARTLAVITDGAPFRHAEAERFESTPCPVLRVETGGTITFANGETGKSFGCAAEKLVGRRLSSLFAPAFAELVDKAIATSIAERCSKSLEVTSAANGRPGTRLVVLAFTPDPAPSGPPLGALVVIQAATQTVRDKIRRIALEGDTSVPKVANADTEHAPYQPSWQPQFDRVLEQIRTLIDFDHAIFGIYADNTTLFRAEAMCPADSPVWPARWMSLPPGIRDWLESGETAIPDARRFTDDYPELLESEVTRCYFDFGINSSVTFVVCGDDGPTSALSLCSREIGKYTQADCDLLRELDLDPVLLRYEEKIVAERRAFCERVQAILDEPVPLRKAARRIVDLIAQHFQWDYVGLFRVNRYRDRFELVHQSPGPADFLLPDDYTQNIGEGMLASTLKGFGSVRIVDEIGKSPQQYGYISPRRSGSGCRKLQSAMTIPVHLNGRIRWILNIECESSHAFRGPDEASIREVVASIEQGLKHRMLDDMKKCLFKETDRGVVVVGTEGTIMEMNETAETLLDTDQADCIEMNARLSQFAADEHSRDVLDSVDHAAKRRVELKSKSERNKVAVATRVDLESSFDTSVWFLTDVEGVEWNRSLRFLRETVTEVAQQAREPLALASLFARGLPRAFAGPGAGEHPMSRAAQMLSTQMLAEISKADITFERLAEATSIRMHPVRNLASVDLCGCVNDVLGCLPERDRNSIEAQTAKSVYVQGDAGRLTYVVRSTIAHLLRVRLSEATKVIVSLTGNAKQARLELEIDEVSAPSGASEETSDDIDVLLAASRDAREAVRLSLAGIRHIVSAHHGTIEATAGHVPEADGAPRWVGFVIELPQG